A stretch of Halomonas elongata DSM 2581 DNA encodes these proteins:
- a CDS encoding anthranilate synthase component II, giving the protein MIVMIDNYDSFTFNIVQYLGELGAEVVTHRNDAISVAEIEALAPSHLVISPGPCTPNEAGISMEAVRHFAGRLPILGICLGHQAIGQVYGGEVQRAPQVMHGKTSRIRHDGRGVFAGLENPLEVTRYHSLVVGRDGLPDCLEVTAWTDEDDVTPGLIMGLRHRELDIEGVQFHPESILTRQGHELLMNFLERG; this is encoded by the coding sequence ATGATCGTGATGATCGATAACTACGACAGCTTCACCTTCAACATCGTCCAGTACCTCGGTGAGCTGGGGGCGGAGGTGGTCACCCATCGCAACGATGCCATCAGCGTGGCGGAGATCGAGGCGCTGGCGCCCAGCCATCTGGTGATCTCGCCCGGTCCCTGCACGCCCAACGAGGCGGGAATCTCCATGGAGGCCGTGCGCCACTTCGCCGGCCGGCTGCCGATCCTCGGCATCTGCCTTGGCCACCAGGCCATTGGCCAGGTGTATGGTGGCGAGGTGCAGCGGGCGCCCCAGGTCATGCATGGCAAGACATCGCGCATTCGCCACGATGGCCGCGGCGTGTTCGCCGGACTCGAGAATCCCCTGGAGGTCACGCGTTACCACTCCCTGGTGGTGGGGCGCGACGGCCTGCCGGATTGCCTGGAAGTGACGGCCTGGACCGATGAAGACGACGTCACGCCGGGGCTGATCATGGGGCTGCGCCATCGCGAGCTGGACATCGAAGGCGTGCAGTTTCATCCCGAATCGATCCTGACCCGCCAGGGCCATGAGTTGTTGATGAATTTTCTCGAGCGCGGTTAG
- the trpE gene encoding anthranilate synthase component I, which produces MTPERFQELADAGYNRIPVTREVLADLDTPLSTYLKLADAPWTFLMESVQGGEKWGRYSFIGLPCRERIEVRGFSVEHIVDGQGSGAVEVEDPLTWIEEFQARFKVPQLDDTPRFDGGLVGYFGYDTIRYIEPRLRGVEKPDPLGVPDILLMVCDDLVVFDNLSGRLTLWTHADPAEPNAHARAVERLEALEERLRGVVLEGRSPGTGRHDISEDDFHASFSEAGYKAAVERIKEYVKAGDVMQCVPSQRMSIPYQAPPLDLYRALRSLNPSPYMFFLNLGDHHVVGSSPEILTRLEEGEVTVRPIAGTRPRGATEEQDRALEADLLNDPKEIAEHVMLIDLGRNDVGRICEPGSVTVTDNMAIERYSHVMHIVSQVTGRLRPGMTAMDALRATFPAGTLSGASKVRAMEIIDELEPVKRGIYSGAVGYLSWHGNMDTAIAIRTAVIKDGELHVQAGGGIVADSDPDDEWQETINKRRALFRAVAMAERGLDNLS; this is translated from the coding sequence ATGACCCCCGAACGTTTTCAAGAGCTGGCCGACGCCGGCTATAACCGCATCCCCGTCACCCGCGAGGTCCTGGCGGATCTCGATACGCCGCTCTCCACCTATCTCAAGCTCGCCGACGCGCCCTGGACCTTCCTGATGGAGTCCGTCCAGGGCGGCGAGAAGTGGGGGCGCTATTCGTTCATCGGCCTGCCGTGCCGCGAACGCATCGAGGTGCGCGGCTTCAGCGTCGAGCACATCGTCGATGGGCAGGGTAGCGGTGCCGTCGAGGTCGAGGACCCGCTGACCTGGATCGAGGAGTTCCAGGCACGCTTCAAGGTGCCTCAACTGGATGATACGCCGCGTTTCGACGGCGGCCTGGTGGGCTACTTCGGCTACGACACCATCCGCTACATCGAGCCGCGGCTGCGCGGCGTGGAGAAGCCCGACCCGCTCGGCGTGCCGGATATCCTGCTGATGGTCTGCGACGATCTGGTGGTCTTCGACAACCTCTCGGGGCGCCTGACACTGTGGACTCACGCCGACCCCGCCGAGCCGAACGCCCATGCCCGGGCGGTCGAGCGGCTCGAGGCGCTGGAGGAGCGGCTGCGTGGCGTGGTGCTGGAGGGCCGCAGCCCCGGTACCGGCCGTCATGACATCTCGGAGGACGACTTCCACGCCAGCTTCAGCGAGGCGGGCTACAAGGCGGCGGTGGAGCGCATCAAGGAATATGTGAAAGCCGGCGACGTGATGCAGTGCGTGCCGTCGCAGCGCATGTCCATTCCCTATCAGGCGCCGCCCCTGGATCTCTACCGCGCCCTGCGCAGTCTCAATCCGTCGCCCTACATGTTCTTCCTCAACCTCGGCGACCATCATGTGGTCGGTTCGTCGCCGGAGATCCTGACGCGACTCGAGGAAGGCGAGGTCACGGTGCGGCCCATCGCCGGCACCCGGCCGCGCGGCGCCACCGAGGAGCAGGACAGGGCCCTGGAGGCCGACCTGCTGAACGACCCCAAGGAGATCGCCGAGCACGTCATGCTGATCGACCTCGGCCGCAACGACGTGGGGCGCATCTGCGAGCCAGGGTCGGTAACGGTCACCGACAACATGGCCATCGAGCGCTACTCCCATGTCATGCACATCGTCTCCCAGGTCACCGGCCGCCTGCGGCCAGGCATGACGGCCATGGACGCCCTGCGTGCCACCTTCCCGGCGGGAACCCTGTCCGGGGCCTCCAAGGTGCGTGCCATGGAGATCATCGACGAGCTGGAGCCGGTCAAGCGCGGCATCTATTCCGGCGCGGTGGGCTATCTCTCCTGGCATGGCAACATGGATACCGCCATCGCCATCCGCACCGCAGTGATCAAGGATGGCGAACTGCACGTCCAGGCCGGCGGCGGCATCGTTGCCGACTCCGACCCCGATGACGAATGGCAGGAAACCATCAATAAGCGTCGTGCCTTGTTCCGCGCCGTGGCCATGGCCGAGCGCGGCCTGGACAACCTCTCGTGA
- a CDS encoding phosphoglycolate phosphatase — protein MHPLLDGIRLVAFDLDGTLVDSVPDLAAAVDDALGDLEMPAPGERKVRDWVGNGSMVLIERALRDTQGRDADPELCRQAHDRFLVHYAQRPCSATRLYPGVREALDALRGTGRILVLVTNKPEAFIAPILEHFELGGHFSLCLGGDSLVRRKPDPLPLTHAAERFAVPPSSCLMVGDSRHDIAAGRAAGFRTLAVPYGYNHGEPVAASGPDGVVESLKELV, from the coding sequence ATGCACCCACTGCTCGACGGGATTCGACTCGTCGCCTTCGACCTCGACGGAACTCTGGTGGACTCCGTACCCGATCTGGCGGCAGCGGTGGATGACGCCCTGGGTGATCTGGAAATGCCCGCACCGGGAGAGCGGAAGGTGCGGGACTGGGTCGGCAATGGCTCGATGGTGCTGATCGAGCGGGCCCTGCGCGATACCCAGGGGCGGGATGCCGATCCCGAACTTTGCCGGCAGGCCCATGACCGTTTCCTGGTGCACTATGCACAACGGCCCTGCAGCGCCACCCGGCTCTATCCCGGCGTGCGCGAGGCGCTGGATGCCTTGCGCGGCACGGGGAGGATTCTGGTGCTGGTGACCAACAAGCCCGAGGCCTTCATCGCGCCGATCCTCGAGCATTTCGAGCTGGGCGGGCATTTCTCGCTCTGCCTGGGCGGCGACAGCCTGGTGCGCCGCAAGCCCGATCCTCTGCCGTTGACCCATGCCGCCGAGCGCTTCGCGGTGCCGCCCTCGAGCTGTCTGATGGTCGGCGACTCGCGACACGATATCGCCGCCGGACGGGCGGCAGGCTTTCGCACCCTGGCGGTACCTTACGGTTACAATCACGGTGAACCGGTGGCTGCCAGCGGGCCGGATGGCGTGGTTGAATCGCTGAAGGAACTCGTTTAG
- a CDS encoding NAD(P)/FAD-dependent oxidoreductase — translation MSIPRIVVVGGGAGGLELVTRLGRRLGRRGRAEIVLVDRHATHIWKPLLHEVATGVLDSGLDEISYQGHARANGYRFQRGTLEGLDREARTLTLAPILDDDGQEVLPSRTLPYDELVMSVGSVSNDFGTPGVSEHCHFLDSPGQAEAFRKDMLNVFLRYNAPQQDTQTRMVVGIVGAGATGVELAAELYDASQMLHSYGFTPLESEHLEVHLIEAAPGILPALPDRISQAVHTELERLGVQVHVSTRVTRVEPSAIITADDQRIETDLSVWAAGIKAPAFLSELGLSTERNHRIKVESTLQSIDDPHIFAFGDCASCPQEDGSQVPPRAQAAHQQANRLYKNLLARLDGKPLKPFVFRDRGSLISLAHFDAVGSLMRGASARSLFIEGHLAKFFYASLYRMHQRAIHGSLKTGLMVVVDGLNRFLKPRMKLH, via the coding sequence ATGAGCATACCAAGAATCGTGGTCGTCGGCGGTGGTGCCGGTGGTCTGGAGCTGGTGACCCGCCTGGGGCGCCGCCTGGGTCGTCGCGGACGCGCCGAGATCGTGCTGGTGGATCGCCACGCCACGCACATCTGGAAGCCCTTGTTGCATGAAGTGGCTACCGGCGTCCTGGATTCCGGGCTGGACGAGATATCCTACCAGGGCCATGCCCGCGCCAACGGTTACCGCTTTCAGCGTGGCACTCTGGAGGGGCTGGATCGGGAAGCGCGCACCCTCACCCTGGCCCCGATTCTCGATGACGACGGTCAGGAAGTGCTTCCGTCACGTACCCTGCCCTACGACGAGCTGGTCATGTCGGTGGGCAGCGTCAGCAACGACTTCGGCACGCCGGGCGTCAGCGAACACTGCCACTTCCTCGACAGTCCCGGCCAGGCCGAGGCATTCCGCAAGGACATGCTCAATGTATTCTTGCGCTACAACGCCCCGCAGCAGGACACCCAGACCCGCATGGTGGTGGGCATCGTCGGCGCCGGCGCCACCGGAGTGGAGCTTGCCGCCGAGCTCTACGACGCCTCCCAGATGCTGCACAGCTACGGCTTTACTCCCCTGGAGAGCGAACACCTCGAAGTCCACCTGATCGAGGCCGCACCGGGCATCCTGCCCGCCCTGCCAGACCGCATCAGCCAGGCAGTGCACACCGAGCTCGAGCGCCTGGGCGTGCAGGTCCATGTGTCGACCCGCGTGACCCGGGTCGAGCCCTCGGCCATCATCACCGCCGACGATCAGCGTATCGAGACGGACCTGAGCGTCTGGGCTGCCGGCATCAAGGCACCCGCCTTCCTGTCCGAGTTGGGGCTCTCCACCGAGCGCAACCACCGCATCAAGGTCGAATCGACGCTGCAGAGCATCGACGATCCGCACATCTTCGCCTTCGGCGATTGCGCAAGTTGCCCCCAGGAGGATGGTTCCCAGGTGCCGCCGCGCGCCCAGGCCGCCCACCAGCAGGCCAACCGGCTGTACAAGAACCTGCTCGCCCGACTCGACGGCAAGCCGCTCAAGCCCTTCGTGTTCCGTGATCGCGGTTCGCTGATCTCGCTGGCACACTTCGACGCCGTCGGCAGCCTGATGCGCGGCGCCTCAGCGCGCAGCCTGTTCATCGAGGGCCACCTGGCGAAGTTCTTCTATGCCTCGCTGTACCGGATGCACCAGCGCGCCATCCACGGCTCCCTGAAGACCGGGCTGATGGTCGTGGTGGACGGCCTCAACCGCTTCTTGAAGCCGCGCATGAAACTCCACTGA